Part of the Virgibacillus necropolis genome, AACAACAATAGATAAAGATAATACGTATCAATCCCAATTATTCACACAAAAAGTGACAGACGCCGAGCCAAGACAATGGACATTTGACGATGGGAAAAATAGTAATCCGCGCTTCTCTCCTGATGGACAGAAGCTAGTCTTTCAGTCAACTAGAAGTGGGATCCCACAACTATGGCTAGCACATACTGATGGCGGAGAGGCTCGACAGCTTACGACCTTTAAAAATGGCGCCACTAATCCTGCGTGGTCTAAAGATGGGAAACATATCTTTTTTAGTGCACAGCTAGACAAAGATGATAATGTTCAAAATCAGAAAGAACAATCTAAAGAAGAACGTCAAAAGGAAAAAGAAGACAAAGCAAAAGAACCAATTGTGATAAATCGCTTGAAACACAAATCTGATAGCAATGGATTTCGTGATGAGAAACGGACACAGATCATCCAATATGATGTAACTAAAAGAACGTTCACTCAGCTTACTCTAGGTGATGTTGATCATGGATATGAGGATATTTCTCCTGATGGAAATCAAATGCTTTTTTCAGCAAATTTGGATGATAACCAAGATTACTCATTAACTAACGACCTTTTTCTATTAGATTTAACATCTAAGGAGGTAGTAAAGTTAACAGATGGAAAAGGGTCTTATGACAATGCGTCCTTTTCCCCGAGCGGCGATAAAATTGCTTGTTTTGGCAGTGAATTTTCCTATGCTGGCGCCACTCTAGATGAACTCTTTGTTTTTGATAGTGCCACAAAAGAAAGAACATGTTTAAGCGAATCTATCGACATGCAACTAGATGATCTCATGATTGGTGACACACGCATGGGCCAATCAACAACAGGTCCTGTATGGTCAAAAAATAGTGATCAGTTATTTTTTATTGGGACTGACCATGGTGCCACGGGTCTATACCAAGCAGATTTAGATGGAAAAATTGAAGTCCTATACAAAGATAACAATCATGTATTTGGACTTTCTTATAATGCTAAATCAGAATCCTTTGTTTTAGGCATTAGTACTCCAACAAATCCATGTAATTTTTATCAGCTATATGATGGTGAACTATCACGTTTAACAAATGCTAATACGGAATTTTTAGACGAGGTTTCCCTATCTGAGCCAGAAACCATAACAGTGGAGGCTGAAGATGGCTGGAAAATTCAAGGCTGGATTTTACATCCACATGGATTCGAAGAGGGTAAAAAATATCCTTTTGTACTTGAAATTCATGGTGGTCCACACGCCATGTATGGACAAACATATTTCCATGAACTACAACTTCTTGCTGCAAAAGGATATGTTGTCTTGTATACAAATCCACGTGGGAGCCATGGCTATGGACAAGCGTTCGTTAATGCCTGTCGTGCGGATTACGGCGGAAAAGATTATACTGATTTAATGAGCGCGGTTGACTATGCTCTAGAAAACTATGATTTCATCGATAAAAATCGATTGGGTGTAACTGGTGGAAGCTATGGTGGTTTCATGACCAACTGGATTGTAGGACACACAAATCGCTTCAAAGCCGCCGTAACCCAACGCTCAATCTCTAATTGGCTTAGCTTTTATGGTGTTAGTGATATTGGATATTTTTTCACTGAGTGGGAGCTCGGTAAAAACTTGTTAGACGACCCCAAGAAACTATGGGAATTCTCTCCATTGAAGTATGCGGAAGAAGTAGAAACACCGCTATTAATTGTACACGGAGAACAGGATTTACGTTGTCCAATTGAACAAGGGGAACAACTATTTATTACACTCAAGCACCTAAAAAAAGAGGTTGAATTCGTTCGCTTCCCTGGCGCAAGTCATGAATTAAGTCGAAGCGGAGAACCATTAATGCGAATTGAGCGATTGAATCACATTTGTCGCTGGTTTGAAAAATATTTATAATGTGGGAATTATAATTTTTGGAATGGCTGACGCCTGGAGTGTCAGTCATTTTGCTTATATTGAGTAAAAAAATAAGCAACCTTCTCAGGCTGCTTATTCTACATATTTACCTAGAAACTCATTTAGTTTTTGTACATACGCCTCTTTTTCGACTACAAATCCTTCTCCATGGCCTGCATCATCAATTGTCATGATTTCAGATGGACTTGCCGTATTTTCAGCTAGTTCATACGCCATCTCAGTTGGTACAAAAGTATCGGCATTACCATGATAATACAAAATCGGAATGTCCGTCTTTTTAACCTGCTTCAATGCTGACGCCTCATCGAAGTTATATCCTGCCTTTATATCTGTAACAAAACTAGTACTTGTTAGAAATGGAAACTTCGGCAAGTGATACATCCGCTTCATCTGATAGGCAAATAAATCTTCAACACTTGTATATGCACTATCTGCAACGATAGCTTTTACATTGTCAGGCAGGTCTTCCCCACTCGTCATTAATACAGTTGCTGCACCCATGGAAACCCCGTGCAGTACAATTTCTGAATTATTCCCCAGGTTTTCTTTAACTAGATTTATCCATTTAACGTAGTCCAACCGATCGTGCCAGCCAAAACCAATATAATCGCCTTCACTCTCTCCATGGCCACGTGCATCGGGCATTAATATATTATAGCCGAGCTCTTCATAATAATATTGTCCGTAGAGCCCCATATCAAGACCAGATCCAAGATAACCATGTGCTAAAATGACCGTTTTATTAGTTGGTTCCTTAGCAGGCAAAAAGTATCCGTTCAACTCCAGGTTATCAAAAGAACTAATCTCCCATCGCTTGAAATCCTGTTTTTCTACCCAATCATGCCAATCACCCTCAGTGAAAACCTCCATGGCTTCAGCGGAAACTTCTAAATCATCATTTCCCTGTAAAAAATCTTTCGTATTACGTTCAATTGCTAGATTGTAAAAGTAAAAACTAGCTACGATATTTATGATTACTAGAATACTAAGTATTCCAATTAATAGTTTTAACCACCTTTTTTTCTTCACAAAGATCCCCCTTCTTTATGACGCTTCTTTTTATTATACAGGAAAACCATTCTTATTTCCGCCAATCTAGACTGGTATTTGTTGACACCAAAAAACGAGCAGTGCTTGGCTGCCCGTCCTTACGCTATTTCTATAAACCTAGCTTTTCCTTTACTTCTTTAATTTGTAATATATGTCGTTTTTCATGATATGCAACAAATGGAATCCATTGCATCAAGCTTATCTGTCCAAATAATGGATGCGGAAAGCCTTTTGCTTCCAATTCTTTTTCATCAACAGTTTCTTCAACTTTAATTAACCCTTGATGTGTAGCAGTTAATTTTAGCTTTAATTCATCTAACGTAGCAAAATCATCATTAGGTGTTGCATAATCTGGCGCATCTACTTTTATACCACGATTTGTTGTAGCTTCAATTGGTTTTGGGTCAGCATTTACTTCATCCCCGTTTTCCAATTGATTAATGATTGCTTTCGTAATTGCACCTTCCATTAAAAATAAATGCTCCATTACCTGTTTGATTGACCATTTATCATCAGCAGGCTTTTTATTTAGTTCTTCATCAGACAGTCCATTTACTTCATTATATAGTTCCGCGCGTGCTTCTTCATTAATTTGCATGCTCTCACTCCTTAATAATCAGTTACCCTATCATTTTATCAATTAAGCATGCTTAATAAAACAAAAGAACTCAGGTTGGAGCAATCTTTACACATGCCTTTTCTCCATCAAATGAATTCCAACGCCTGTCATCACTACTCCCATTAATAGCAATATACTAATAGGATAAAGTACTTCACCCAATGGATATCCATAAACAACTACACCATTTAAGGCTTCCATTCCATATGTGATCGGGTCAAATTTTGACAATGCTATCATAAACTTTGATTCAACCACTTCAAGCGGCCAATACGCTCCTCCAATCATCGCCATACTTACTGCAATAATTGGAATAACTGCGTTGAACTGTTGGACGGTTTTGACTAACCCAGTAATTAAAATCGACATTGCAACAATAGCAAATACATATGGAATGATAAAAATTAATGATTCCATAAACTTCCCGTTGAAATCAAGACCAATCCAATAACGAAATACAAAGAAAACAACAGCGACTTGCAAGTAACCAGTTAAGAAACTATAAATTAAGTTAGCTACATACATTTCCCACTTTTTCACAGGAGATAATATAATCCTGTCCCAGACCCCATCCTGTTTTTCCACCAATATATGAAATACATTATAAGCGATTGTATAGATTACAAAAAACAACGCAAATCCAAACAAAGAATGAAATGTGTTATCGACAATAACCGCATCTGAACCACGAAAGTTTTCCATTTGAATGGTAAAAGGTGGATTCTCTTGAGACCTTTGTAAATCCTCCCTTAATTCCTTTTTTTCAGCAATAGTAGTAGCTTTTGACTCGGCATATATCTGTTCATATTGCTGTTTTTTCATATATGCCTCTTCGACTGTACGCTGAACTAAATCAATGGTCCTAGAATCGACACCGACTAAAACCTGGTAGTCATTTTTGTGTAACTCTATACCAAACTCCGCTTTACCATTAGCTATTTTTTGTTTCATTTCATCGTTCGTCATCATTTTAAAATTGTATACATCAGATTCTTCAAGCATATCCCAAACAATCGAGTCTTGAATTTCATCTGCTACGTAGACAGGAACATTGATTACATTCGTGGTTGTTCCTCCTAAAATAAAGGCAAAACCAATTGACATTAATGTGGTCATTACAAAAGACCATGGACTTCGAAAAAATAACCTTATTTTCGTTAGCAAAATACCAATCATAATGTGTACCCCCTTTTTGGAAAACTAAAGCCAGCTATTACAACCAAAAGGAAGGCAAATAAGGTTAAGAAAAAGAATTGATCGAGTATCTCTGAAATACCATCTCCACGTAAAAGAGTTAAATATGCCGTCATTCCCGCTCCATTCGGTGTTAAGTTTCCAATAAACTGAATTGTTTTTGAAAAATCACCAATTGGAAAGAAACTGCCGCCTAAAAAAGCAATGATTGAAACTACAATAGATGAAAAGTAGTTCGTAATAACCTCCGAGTTGATGCGGTAACTTATAGCTGTTAACAATACCGCTAAGCCACCAACTGCTATCGCTAACCCAAATGTAACAACGAAGAAACCTAACAAATTTGGCCACGTAATTCCAAAAAATAACCAAGATACCCCATATACAATTAAAAGGTGCAAAAAGCCGAAGATTACACCAGATAAGAATATACCACTAAAATAAATCCATCTTGACAAATTAGCTAAGATAACCCGATTAAATACATGAATTTTTTTCTCTTGAAAGGCAAATGATCCAATCATAGATGCAACGAATAAAACGTTCATGACAGCCATTCCAACTGCATAATAGTTTTGTGCAGTAATAGGCTTTTTCTGGTTGATAGACCTTACTTCACCTGATACAGCTTCGGAGTCAACCTGAATGGCCTCCATAGAAATAGAATGTTTACCTGCGAAACTAATCATTGTCAGTTGCTCTTGAAACTGTTCCAAAATGCCCCCAACCACCATAGATCCAATTTGTTTCCCTTCATTTTTGTACACTTTTAACATTCCGGGTTCACCTTTACCAAGCATGGTATGCTGTAGTGTGTTAAAGGTGAAATTTTCAGGAACCTCAATAATTGCTGCAAAAGAGTCATCATTGATTATTTCATTTTTTTCAGATGGCTTAATGCTTTCGAGCGTAATAATTTCCTCCAGTTCATTACTACCAAGCACATCTTCTATTAACGTTTCTATCAAACTTAATTGTTCTGTATTCCCTTGTATTGCAGTTTTCA contains:
- a CDS encoding ABC transporter permease, whose amino-acid sequence is MIGILLTKIRLFFRSPWSFVMTTLMSIGFAFILGGTTTNVINVPVYVADEIQDSIVWDMLEESDVYNFKMMTNDEMKQKIANGKAEFGIELHKNDYQVLVGVDSRTIDLVQRTVEEAYMKKQQYEQIYAESKATTIAEKKELREDLQRSQENPPFTIQMENFRGSDAVIVDNTFHSLFGFALFFVIYTIAYNVFHILVEKQDGVWDRIILSPVKKWEMYVANLIYSFLTGYLQVAVVFFVFRYWIGLDFNGKFMESLIFIIPYVFAIVAMSILITGLVKTVQQFNAVIPIIAVSMAMIGGAYWPLEVVESKFMIALSKFDPITYGMEALNGVVVYGYPLGEVLYPISILLLMGVVMTGVGIHLMEKRHV
- a CDS encoding DinB family protein, producing MQINEEARAELYNEVNGLSDEELNKKPADDKWSIKQVMEHLFLMEGAITKAIINQLENGDEVNADPKPIEATTNRGIKVDAPDYATPNDDFATLDELKLKLTATHQGLIKVEETVDEKELEAKGFPHPLFGQISLMQWIPFVAYHEKRHILQIKEVKEKLGL
- a CDS encoding ABC transporter permease — translated: MIRQIVKKQALIFLRNPQLLLLLIGLPIILIAILGASIGDLMNGETVSIDAKVAIIEHGSEQEQVENFILDVEKSKLSNEVKTAIQGNTEQLSLIETLIEDVLGSNELEEIITLESIKPSEKNEIINDDSFAAIIEVPENFTFNTLQHTMLGKGEPGMLKVYKNEGKQIGSMVVGGILEQFQEQLTMISFAGKHSISMEAIQVDSEAVSGEVRSINQKKPITAQNYYAVGMAVMNVLFVASMIGSFAFQEKKIHVFNRVILANLSRWIYFSGIFLSGVIFGFLHLLIVYGVSWLFFGITWPNLLGFFVVTFGLAIAVGGLAVLLTAISYRINSEVITNYFSSIVVSIIAFLGGSFFPIGDFSKTIQFIGNLTPNGAGMTAYLTLLRGDGISEILDQFFFLTLFAFLLVVIAGFSFPKRGYTL
- a CDS encoding S9 family peptidase; translated protein: MTINKRAVTAKDLTRFAVYSDPQYTPNGDTYAFVSTTIDKDNTYQSQLFTQKVTDAEPRQWTFDDGKNSNPRFSPDGQKLVFQSTRSGIPQLWLAHTDGGEARQLTTFKNGATNPAWSKDGKHIFFSAQLDKDDNVQNQKEQSKEERQKEKEDKAKEPIVINRLKHKSDSNGFRDEKRTQIIQYDVTKRTFTQLTLGDVDHGYEDISPDGNQMLFSANLDDNQDYSLTNDLFLLDLTSKEVVKLTDGKGSYDNASFSPSGDKIACFGSEFSYAGATLDELFVFDSATKERTCLSESIDMQLDDLMIGDTRMGQSTTGPVWSKNSDQLFFIGTDHGATGLYQADLDGKIEVLYKDNNHVFGLSYNAKSESFVLGISTPTNPCNFYQLYDGELSRLTNANTEFLDEVSLSEPETITVEAEDGWKIQGWILHPHGFEEGKKYPFVLEIHGGPHAMYGQTYFHELQLLAAKGYVVLYTNPRGSHGYGQAFVNACRADYGGKDYTDLMSAVDYALENYDFIDKNRLGVTGGSYGGFMTNWIVGHTNRFKAAVTQRSISNWLSFYGVSDIGYFFTEWELGKNLLDDPKKLWEFSPLKYAEEVETPLLIVHGEQDLRCPIEQGEQLFITLKHLKKEVEFVRFPGASHELSRSGEPLMRIERLNHICRWFEKYL
- a CDS encoding alpha/beta hydrolase, which gives rise to MKKKRWLKLLIGILSILVIINIVASFYFYNLAIERNTKDFLQGNDDLEVSAEAMEVFTEGDWHDWVEKQDFKRWEISSFDNLELNGYFLPAKEPTNKTVILAHGYLGSGLDMGLYGQYYYEELGYNILMPDARGHGESEGDYIGFGWHDRLDYVKWINLVKENLGNNSEIVLHGVSMGAATVLMTSGEDLPDNVKAIVADSAYTSVEDLFAYQMKRMYHLPKFPFLTSTSFVTDIKAGYNFDEASALKQVKKTDIPILYYHGNADTFVPTEMAYELAENTASPSEIMTIDDAGHGEGFVVEKEAYVQKLNEFLGKYVE